The following are encoded in a window of Blastocatellia bacterium genomic DNA:
- a CDS encoding alpha/beta hydrolase — MPFTKIAESPLVPGQRPVTIHYREAGSGYPLIFLHGGWGYEVYPFDSQIQAFGDAYRILIPDRSGYGQSPRLAALPVDFHRRAAIEMTRWLDALNIERPVLWGHSDGAVIAALMGLQTPERVAGVILEAFHLLRVKPGSRQFFETMARNPEGLGERVTEALRRDHGTDYWRELILMNGTAWLRLAEESGDAAHDLYDGRLGELRVPTLFIHGDSDPRTEPGELETVRRQLPGAQMAIIGNAGHSPHSQSSAAAEVNRVAGEFLRAAAHR; from the coding sequence GTGCCTTTCACGAAGATTGCCGAATCCCCGCTCGTTCCCGGCCAGAGGCCGGTGACGATTCATTACCGCGAAGCCGGCAGCGGCTACCCGCTCATCTTTCTTCATGGCGGCTGGGGCTACGAAGTCTATCCCTTCGATTCGCAGATTCAAGCCTTCGGCGACGCCTATCGCATCCTGATTCCCGACCGCAGCGGTTATGGCCAATCGCCGCGTCTTGCTGCCTTGCCAGTGGACTTTCATCGCCGCGCCGCCATCGAGATGACGCGCTGGCTCGACGCCCTGAATATCGAGCGGCCGGTCCTCTGGGGCCATAGCGACGGCGCGGTGATCGCGGCGTTGATGGGATTGCAGACGCCTGAGCGTGTAGCGGGTGTGATCCTCGAAGCGTTTCACCTGCTACGCGTCAAGCCGGGCTCGCGTCAGTTCTTTGAAACGATGGCGCGGAATCCCGAAGGCTTGGGCGAGCGCGTCACCGAGGCGCTGCGCCGCGATCATGGCACGGATTACTGGCGCGAGCTGATACTGATGAACGGCACGGCATGGCTGCGGCTTGCCGAGGAGAGTGGTGATGCGGCGCATGACCTTTATGACGGACGCCTGGGGGAATTGCGCGTGCCGACGTTGTTCATTCACGGCGACAGCGACCCGCGAACCGAGCCCGGCGAGTTGGAGACTGTGCGCCGTCAGCTACCCGGCGCGCAAATGGCCATCATCGGCAACGCCGGCCACTCGCCTCACAGTCAATCGTCCGCCGCTGCGGAAGTGAATCGCGTCGCCGGCGAATTTCTGCGAGCCGCCGCACATCGATGA
- a CDS encoding uracil-DNA glycosylase, producing MKREPANTQTGDPDNSQLAALQEEVIRCVRCPRLVAWREQVAREKVRRFAHEEYWGRPVPSLGEADARLLIVGLAPAAHGGNRTGRVFTGDRSGDWLYRAMYRAGFANQPTSTHRGDGLELRDCYITAVIHCAPPANKPLPEEIANCRPYLLAELELLSKVGVVVALGRVAFDAAIAAIGLEPSDDTARRKPRPQFKHGAEVALAGGKRLIASFHPSQQNTFTGKLTEPMLDAVFARARELVGQPAGPIHSRITMGI from the coding sequence ATGAAGCGAGAACCAGCGAACACTCAAACAGGCGACCCTGACAATTCACAGCTCGCCGCATTGCAAGAAGAGGTCATCCGTTGTGTGCGCTGTCCGCGCCTGGTCGCCTGGCGCGAGCAGGTGGCGCGCGAGAAGGTCAGGCGCTTTGCTCATGAAGAATACTGGGGCCGCCCGGTGCCGAGTCTTGGCGAGGCCGATGCACGGCTGCTGATCGTCGGCCTTGCGCCCGCCGCGCATGGCGGCAACCGCACGGGGCGCGTCTTTACCGGCGACCGCAGCGGCGATTGGCTGTACCGCGCGATGTACCGCGCAGGCTTCGCCAATCAACCGACTTCGACGCATCGCGGCGATGGGCTTGAGCTGCGTGATTGTTACATCACGGCGGTGATTCATTGTGCGCCGCCGGCCAATAAGCCGCTGCCCGAAGAGATCGCCAACTGCCGGCCTTACTTGCTCGCCGAGCTTGAGCTGTTGAGCAAGGTGGGTGTCGTCGTGGCGCTGGGCCGCGTTGCGTTTGATGCGGCGATTGCGGCAATCGGCCTTGAACCGAGCGATGATACAGCAAGGCGAAAACCGCGACCGCAATTTAAGCATGGAGCCGAAGTCGCGCTCGCAGGCGGCAAGCGATTGATCGCCTCGTTCCATCCGAGCCAGCAGAACACTTTCACCGGCAAGCTGACCGAGCCGATGCTCGATGCGGTTTTCGCGAGAGCGCGCGAGCTGGTGGGTCAACCCGCAGGGCCTATTCATTCTCGAATAACCATGGGGATATAA